The Catharus ustulatus isolate bCatUst1 chromosome 25, bCatUst1.pri.v2, whole genome shotgun sequence genome contains the following window.
AGCAGGGGTGAGGCACATATGGCTTGTCTGTGACCGTGGTgtggcccagcacagggggcaaaatgtgagaaaataaaattctgaggGTTGTTTTATCAAAAGGAATCTCTAAATGAGCTGAGCACTGTGTACTGCATATCTAATATCAGTTAATATTGAGGCTGTCTTGCTGAGGTGAGAAAATAACCCCGAGGTgaggaggagcagtgctgcCCGTCCTGAGCCGGGTGTGCTCATCCCAGTATCgctgtgccctggctgctcctgctccctgagtGTCCCATTGCCAAGGACAGAGCCCCAactgagccctggctgctcctgctccctgagtgtcccattcccagcacagagccccaggtgagccctggctgctcctgctccctgagtGTCCCATTGCCAAGGACagagccccagagccccccactcacccatggcagcagcagctccagtaCAAGCCTCGAGCTCCGAGGGCTCCCCGGAGCCGCCGTTGCTGAGGGCCCTGACACGCAGGAACAGCTTCTCCCTGGGCTGGAGGCCCTGGACCCTGCACGAGGTGCTCTCTGCAGGGAGGGTGAAGCACTTGGTCCAGCTGAGGCTGTTACAGGGCCTCATCTCCACCTCATAGCCTTTCACATCATTCCCATCTTGTACTGCAGGTTTGTTCCATGTCAAGGTGACACTGGtactgtcactgctgctcactTTAAGGCCCTGCACTTGGCCTGGAGATTCTGGAAGGAGAAATTTTAGTTAAACTATTTTTCTAGGATTTATCTTCCCTCTTTTCAGTCACTGCCTGAGATTCCCTGACATTCTTGCAGTGAACTGGATTTCCACCTTGTTGTCTTGCCCCACCTCATCCCAGTTCTTCAGAGTTGGATCTGGGTCCTTGCTCCTACCAGCCCTGCAGTAAATCCACAACATTCCAAAACACTCTGCAGCCCATCCTGAGTGTTCCTCCACACTGCGCATCACCCCACATTGGGATCTGCCAAATCTTAACTTGGATACCCTACAGGAAATCCTTCCATTCCTTCCTCCAGCTGATTCTCAGCCATGAAACATTCCCCAATTACTGATCCTTGTTTTCACACACTTTTACAAAGGATTTAAGAGCATCTCCTCTCCACaaataccccaaaaacagagcacagggcagggcactTACTGGTGGGGTCCCGGGCAAAGGTGGGCTCTGAGGGGTCACtgggctgtcctgtgccagcagcattGACAGCTGCCACACGGAACTCGTACTGCACACCCTTCTTGAGGCTGGTCACCTTCAGCTTCTTgtctgcagagaggagaggagtgTGTTGCCTCAGGGGAGCTGTTCCACATCAGGAAAGGTGACACAGCAAAGTTGTGCCTTACTCCAGGCAGAATTATGGACTGAAAAATTCTCAGGAGCCATAAAAACTGTCACTGATTCCATTCCCTAGTCAAGTGCATGTGATCTTCTGGGATGTGTTCATTTTAGTCCTTTCAAAATCAAACAGCcctttaatcacagaatcatttagttGAAAAAGACCTCCATGGTCACCTATCACCACCTTCATGTGAAAGGTGTAGGATCCTAAGCAGCTTCGAAACCCAGCTGACAATTTTGCCTTTTCAAATCCACCAGGCTGTTTCAGGAGTCAGAATACTCACCTTTGACAGGCACGTTGGTGACTGGCAGCCAGGTCACAGTGCCCTTCTTGCGTTTCTGAACAATGTATCCCGTAATTTGGGAAGCGCCAGTTTTACAAGGAGCTTTCCAGGATATGGTGATGGTGTCCCTGCTGGTGCTGATGATCTCAGGGGGATCTGGGGCACCAGGGGAAGCTACAAAGAGATGAGGGTTTCATTAGCACGTATGTTTTTATTGCAAGATTAAATGGTGGTGTGTGCAATTTCTTCTTCCAGATTGCCCCAGGCATTCCTATGGATGTGCTTTGAAAACCTGGCTGAGACCTGAAACCGTGAATCCTGTTCCCCACACAAACTGGATCCAGCATGGACACTGTTCCTGAGTTGGTATTTCACAAGACACCCACTATCATCAGGGCTGACAATTCCTCTGCCAGTGGGGTGTGTCGTTCCTACATGATATGAACAGTCAGCATCATTCTTGCTTTCAACAGCAGAAGCTGTTAACAAAATGGATTTCTTTGCCCTCTGCTAAAGTGTTCAGGATACAGAATCATGGGAATGAGAATGGAGAAAGAAGACAATTAGAACTGAACATTGTTCCCTCTAGTACTGCATTTGTGCTCATGGCAAACCTGTTCTAGTATTTAAAGTCCTTGAAGGACAAAGACAATATTCAGTTGTTTTGAGATCAGGGGGAATGGAGTGGTCATGCTGAGAAGTGCTGCACATAGAGAGACACTGCTTTGCCTGTGGAGTTAAGAAAAAGCCTCACATGTTCCCTTTGCAGCCTGGGACAAAATCTCCTTTAATCTTGATGCATTTTGCATTTCCCCCATGAAACTTCCTTTCCAATCCAGAATGGAGCATGACCAAGGAATAATTATAGCATCACTCAGCATCACTCACTCAGCATCAGCAGAGCCCACAGGAAACTGCTGCCCTTGCTGGGCAACCTCCACAGCTTAGTGTGAAGACTGAAGTTGAGATCTCTAGCAGCATCCACAATGCAGTGAGTTTCCTTAGATGTCAGCTTTAATAATGAATTTCCCAATTGTAATTATGAATTATGAAAAGTTCTCCTCACCTTTACCAGCAGCCTTCACTTCTTCTGACTCCAGCGCATCACTCACTCCCTCGGCATTCACAGCCCTCACCCTGAAGTAGTAGCTCATCTCTTCCTCCACTTTGCTTGTGGTGAAGCtggtgcagctcctgggggttTCTCCCAAAGTCTCCCAGTCATTCCTGCCTGCCTGTTGCCTCTCCACGAGGTACCTTTGCACTGGTTTGCCCCCATCGTCCTTTGGGGGCTTCCACTGGATTGTGATGTTGTCTGAAGAATTTTCTACAATTTTGATGGGTCCTGCTGGAGGCTGTGGTTTGTCTGGGAAGATGAACAAAGACACAGCTGGCTCCAGACCCAGACCTGCTCCTGGGTTTGGTGCAGACACTATCCCTTGCTCACCAGCTGGGAGACTGTTCCTGATGAAATGCAGGCACAGTTGTAGGATGAGGGCTGGGCATGTGAATTGCCTCTTCCAAACTTGCAGTCTTCTAACTTTTGATAGAGAAGATGGAAAGCCAGGTCCTTGCTTTCCCTGGGTCAACTGTTCTCATAAGCATTGTACCAGTTCAGCTTGCTAATACAGGTCTCCCAAAGGAACCCAGATGTTTATGGGAGGGCTGAATTGGACCTTGATATCCTATTTCAGATTTGCCTGTTGTATACAGCCACATCTCCCACAGTATCTGAACACTCAAAACTCAGCTGCTTAGGACATGAAAAACCAAACTAGGTTTGTGTTCCCTTGTACTAAAGGGCAAGGGGCACGTTCAGCAATCTTTCCTTGTACCCTGACTTTGGGGCAATATACAGAGTCTTGTTCCTCTCGAAATACCCAGTCACTCCAAATAAGGTTGTCACCAATGTCAATGGATACCCTGCCTAAGCTTCACAGTGAAAGCCACAGTGAATGTTACATCATCTTACCTATCACCATGAGCTTTAGGTTGATCTCCAGGACACCACTGTCGTTCTTGAGCCTGACTTTGTAATCCCCACAGTCCCTCCTGTCGCAGCTGGAGATGGACAGCGTGGTGCAGGTGTCTGTCTTGTCCACACGAATCCTGGTGTCATCCCCCAACTCCATCCTGTCCTTCAGCCATGCTGCCCTGATGGGCCCTCGACCCTCAAATGGGATCCGCAGCTTCACACTCTCCCCAGCCTTGGCCACCGTAGGGACACTGGTCAAGTTCTTGAGGAGGACTTTGTCCACCTGGGGAGGATCTAAGCAGGTGATGCAAGGTCATTAAAAACCACAATTCAAGGAGGATAAGGCTCACCTTGAAGGGAAAGGGTAGCCTCATGGTGCTGCCAGCAATGTTTAGAAGCTCACAATACTTGGAATTGAACCTTTAATTGTACTTTGCTACAGGATAATTATCACAAAACTTTGTGGTATCACACTGTCCTTTCACTAGAGAAATTTTCTCCTAGACAATACACTAAAGACAAAAATGAAGAATCTGTCCTGATAAAGTGTTTTGTGCACCTGAAAATCTTTGCATTGCTGACTCAACTCAAAGGGTTGAGTTGAGAATGGTCCCTAGTTAaatttgcaaatgcaaaatgaaCCAACCTGAACAAAAAACATTTCCCAATTATCTTGTAATTCTTTATAGTAAAGTTCTCTCAATAACCAATGACATGTCTCCAAGTAAATATATTACatttaaagcccatctcatgCTGCCTTGGTGGTTTGAGTAGACTCACCTTCAACAAAAATTGAAGCTTCAGTTTTTACATCTCCACCTTCAAACCTGTATTTCCCAGCATGAATATCGTCCGCTTTGTTAATGATCAGTTTGTGGACAAGGCCTTTCTTTTCAAAGATGACTCCATCCATGTTTGTTAACTACAAAGTAAAGGACAGAGACctatcctttttaaaaaagggaaaaatgcaatTCAAACTGAAACTGGACTGACTACAGtttgaaatgcatttgaaaagaCTTATGAATGTCATACATGTTTAATGACAATATCGTGATATTCTGTtgcacagaaaagctgtggctgccccatccctggaagtgtccaaggccaggttagacAGGGCTTGGGTCTAGAGGAAGGTATCTCTGCCCagggactggatgatccttcaggtcccttccactctgggattctgtgaatcCTTCCAGGGCCCCACTCAGACTGCAGGTGACTGTCAGGGGGAAGGACACCTTGACATCACTCTTAGGAAGTAGAGCCAGAGAGCAGAGCATTGCTACCCAAAACCAACAGGAAGCGTGAGGAACCCACCTTTAGGCCATCCTTAAACCAGGTTCCTGTCACGTTGTCCTTGCTGACAGTGCAGGACAGCTCAGCTGGCTCCCCCTTCAGCACTCGCACGGTTGCCAGCTGCTTGTTGAGGTAACAGCGTGGGACTGAACAGgcacaaaggaagagaaagaaggtaAGTGTGTTGCAGAGAGACACCTAGAGCTGAAAATTCATGTGCATGTGAGGGGAAaggagcttaaaaaaaaaagtcctctgTCAGGAGAGGCTTTCGTGACACTGTGGGTCAGCTGGGTGCACTCAATGCCCTGAGGGACACACAGTCATCCCAACATCAACTATATCCCAACATCCACCACATGGGCAATGGATTCATCATAAATCACATTATCCAGCTGTGGATTTGCTAGCTTATGTTTATGCTAATTGTCTTAGCTCCCTCTACAACCAGTGGAAAAAATCAGGCTGTTCCAGGGTGTGGATATACTGCTTCATCCTCCTCTTACTCTGCACTGACCACACACAGGTCAACACATCCCCCTAAACAGCCCTAGGCACACTGTTCTCCACCCCTGTattcctctttcccttcccaagTTCTTCTCCGTTACCATCATCATCTCGTCTCTAACACATACCCCACTCCTTTCCCCTGAACCTCAGTTTTGATGATTTTACTTCCTTGTTTGTATTTATGATTTAGCAATGACAATCCCATTAGGTGAATATTTCCCTCTGATTATAGACCTGAAATTTCTCATTCCTATGATTTTTACATCATCATCTTGCTGGTGGAGCCACAGATCTTCCTCAAATGGCTGCCAATCACATTACTCACCTCTTACTCTATGCAACACCTTATTATTCCTGATGTTACAAGAGAAAAGAGCTCTTTACATTATATAAGCAGGCACAGAATTGTTCTCAGAACTTGAAAAACACAGTTCATTGCGGTAGATATTTGAAAGTGAAACCTTCAGTTTTTAATTGTAACAGTATCAAAGAAATATGATTATATTCCTTGAAACTTTATTGGAACTGACCATGTGAACTGGTCTGTTCCATGATATGTGAAACACAAATGAGGAGGTGAGACCTGGTTTAGATAATTTAGAcgaagaaaataatttagaccTTTAAGGCAGTTTGATCAGAGCAAACTCTGTAAATTTGTCTCCCAGTCAGTGGGAGAATTAGGAACAGATCATGGGACAAACAAATTTCTACACAGTGTTGTGTTTATCTAAACCATCACATCCCATTACTTTGCAGGATTAGGAATGTGAGTAACAAAATGCAAAGACCAGGAATCACCAGTTAACCACATACCTTTGAGATCATCCAGGACACTCCGTCTCTTTTGTCCTGTGCTTTCCGTGATTTTCAGGGAATCATTTGCTTTAAGATCCAGGTCAGGTTCTTggtttttctggtttgctgAAGGAGGTCCACCACCAGGACCTGACATCTGGCCATAACTCAGTGGACCTTGACCAAACCCACCTGAACTACTCCCATCAACAGATCTGTCATAGGATTTACTCCCTGCACCTCCAAAGGCAGAATCTGTGCCATAAAGGGAGCCCAATTGTCTGAaatctctcccctctcccctggctgctcctggaccTGACAGAGACCCTCTGTCACCAGCTGAACCTTTGTTCCCTGCCCCTCTGACATCACTGGCAGTGCCTTTTCCAGTTTCACCTATTGAAGATCTGCCAAGATGTGCATCTAGCCCGTATTCACCACCTGGTCCACCAGCACCTCCCAAACCTCCTTTACCACTGACTGAGTCCCATTCATCCCCTCCCAACCTTCCAATCCCACCTGTGCCAGCCATGGCTACAGCTGACCCTCTGTCCTTGCCATAGGGAGAACCTGCACCCCACAGTGCAGAGCCTTCCCCAGAAAACCCCTCTCCTGCATATCCTGGAGCTCTGCCCAGTGTAGCATCCGTGCCACGGCCAGATCCCATTGCTTCCACACTTCCAACAGGGAaatgagcagctcctgccacagccccagctgggagaCCATCCTTTCCATAGGGACCCCCAATCCCCCCTGCACCGCCAACACCTGCTCCAACTGGGAGACCATCCTTTCCATAGGGAGTCCCAACTCCCCCTGCACCACCAACACCAGCACCTGCTCCAACTGGGAGACCATCCTTTCCATAGGGAGTCCCAACTCCCCCTGCACCACCAACACCAGCACCTGCTCCAACTGGGAGACCATCCTTTCCATAGGGACCCCCAACTCCCCCTGCACCATCAACACCTGCTCCAACTGGGAGACCATCCTTTCCATAGGGACCCCCAATCCCACCTGCACCACTAacacctgctccagctgggagacCATCCTTTCCATAGGGACCCCCAATCCCACCTGCACCACTAacacctgctccagctgggagacCATCCTTTCCATAGGGAGTCCCAACTCCCCCtgcaccaccagcaccagcacctgctCCAACTGGGAGACCATCCTTTCCATAGGGACCCCCAATCCCCCCTGCACCACCAACATCAGCACCTGCTCCAACTGGGAGACCATCCTTTCCATAGGGACCCCCAACTCCCCCTGCACCACCAGCACCTGCTCCAACTGGGAGACCATCCTTTCCATAGGGACCCCCAACTCCCCCTGCACCATCAACACCAGCACTTGCTCCAACTGGGAGACCATCCTTTCCATAGGGACCCCCAATCCCCCCTGCACCACCAGCACCTGCTCCAACTGGGAGACCATCCTTTCCATAGGGACCCCCAATCCCACCTGCACCACCAGCACCTGCTCCAACTGGGAGACCATCCTTTCCATAGGGACCCCCAACTCCCCCTGCACCATCAACACCAGCACCTGCTCCAACTGGGAGACCATCCTTTCCATAAGGAACCCCAACCCCTCCTGCACCACCAACACCAGCACCTGCTCCAACTGGGAGACCATCCTTTCCATAGGGAGCCCCAATCCCACCTGCACCGCCAGCACTTGCTCCAACTGGTAGACCATCCTTTCCATAGGGAGCCCCAATCCCACCTGCACCACTAACACCTGCTCCAGCTTGGAGACCATCCTTTCCATAGGGACCCCCAATCCCACCTGCACCACTAACACCTGCTCCAACTGGGAGACCATCCTTTCCATAATGAACTCCAAATCCCCCTGCACCAGCACCACCATTTGCTCCAAGTGGCCGGCCATCTGGACCATACAAAGCTTCTCCAAATCCTCCTGCACCAGAACCACCAGCCCCAGTTGGGAGACCATCCTTTCCATAGGGAACTCCAAATTGGCCTCCACCAGCACCACTCCCAACACCTGCTCCAAGTGCCTGACCATCTGGACCATACAAAGCCTCTCCAAATCCTCCTGCGCGAGCACCaccagcctgagctgggagacCATCCTTTCCATAGGGAGATCCAAATTCCCCTGTACCATGAGCCCCACCAacacctgctccagctgggacacCATCCTTTCCATAGGGAGTTCCAAATCCTCCTGCACCAACACTACCAAAACCAGCCCCTGCTGGGAGACCATCCTTTCCATAGGGACCCCCAATCCCACCTGCACCACCAGCACCTGCTCCAACTGGGAGACCATCCTTTCCATAGGGACCCCCAACTCCCCCTGCACCACCAACACCAGCACCTGCTCCAACTGGGAGACCATCCTTTCCATAGGGACCCCCAACTCCCCCTGCACCACCAACACCAGCACCTGCTCCAACTGGGAGACCATCCTTTCCATAGGGACCCCCAACTCCCCCTGCACCACCAACACCAGCACCTGCTCCAACTGGGAGACCATCCTTTCCATAGGGACCCCCAACTCCCCCTGCACCACCAACACCAGCACCTGCTCCAACTGGGAGACCATCCTTTCCATAGGGACCCCCAACTCCCCCTGCACCACCAACACCAGCACCTGCTCCAACTGGGAGACCATCCTTTCCATAGGGACCCCCAACTCCCCCTTCACCACCAGCACTTGCTCCAACTGGGAGACCGTCTTTCCCATAGGGAGCTCCAAATCCCCCTGCACCAACACCACCAAAAGCAGCCCCGGCTGGGAGACCATCCTTTCCATAGGGAGATCCAAATCCACCTACACCAGCACCAGCAGTAATACCAACACCTGCTCCAAGTGGCCGACCATCATATAAAgcttccccaaatccttctgcaCCACCACCAGCTCCACCTGGGAGACCATCCTTCCCATAAGGAGATCCAAGTCCCCCTGCACCACCAGCCCCACCAGCACTTGCTCCAGCTGGGAAACCATCCATTCCGTAAGACGATCCAGCACCTCCAAAACCAccacctgcagctccaccaACTCCTGATCCAGCAGGGAGACCGTCTTTTCCACATGGATACCCAAATCCCCCTGCACCAGCACCACCTGCTCCAACTGGGAGACCATCCTTTCCATAGGGAACTCCAAATCGCCCTGCACCAGCACCACCCCCAACACCTGCTCCAAGTGGCTGACCATCTGGACCATACAAAGCCTCTCCAAATCCCCCTGCGCCAGCACCACCAGTCCCAGCTGGGAGAACATCCTTTCCATAGGGAGATCCAAGTCCCCCTGCACCACCAGCCTCACCAACACCTGCTCCAATGGGTAAACCATCCTTCCCATAGGGAGCTCCATATCCCCCTGCACCACTAACACCAGCTCCAACTGGAAGACCATCCTTTCCATATGGAGATCCAAATCCCCCTGCACCAACACctccaaaaccagccccaactGGGAGACCATCCTTTCCATAGGGAGATCCAAATCCCCCTGCAccagctccaccagctccaCCAGCACCTGTTCCAAGTGCCTGACCATCTGGACCATACAAAGCCTCCATTTCTCCTCTGGAATTGCCACCAGCACCAGGTATAGCCCCATCTCCACCTGGAAGGCCTCTTGGCCCATACAGTGAGCCAGGTGTTCCTGTCTGCCCTAACTGACCACTGGCATGAGGTGTCAGGCCATCCTTGCCATAGGGAGTCCCTGTTTGTCCCTCTCTGTTTATACCTGCTCCGTTCATATCACCCACAGTGGGATGCCCATCCTTGCTGTGGTGGGACCTCATTCTTCCTGCTATTCCAGCACTTGCAGCATTTCCCCCAGCTCCAGTTCCTGGACCAGTCCTGCCAGACAGATCACCCACACTGGCTCTCACTCCAGTTGAATCAGGATCAAGCCCATCTGGCACAGAACTTCCTGCACCCAacctcccagcacccccaaaaccAGCTCTGTAACTGGCATCACCTAAATTCCCATCCTTGTCATGCTGAGAGCCCAAACCATCTCCATCATCCATGTCAAtgtcagcagcacccagcacacccaCACCTCTGCCATCCAGAGAATTCCCTTCACCTGCCCCTCCTACTGCAGCAGGACCTGCTCTGCCTGACACAGAGTCCATGCTATGGACAGGCCTTAACCTGGTTCTGCCTTCTAAGCCTTTTAGCCCAAAGATGCTGCCATCATTGGCTGCTGATTCTCCATCTAGACCTGCTCCAGAAAACTGCCCAGACCCCAACTCTCCATTTATGTGGGTTTTGCGTAGCCcttcttttcccaaaaatctTTGGCTTCCATCATCAGAATCAATGGAGTGTCCTTGGCCCCTGCCTTGGGTGCTGCGTTGATCAGTTCTGTACCAGCCACTTTTCTCCACACCAGAGGATGTGGAAAAGGAAGGATgatcttcagcagcagcttgttCTTTGCGCCGAAGCTTCCTCGCCCTTTCATTGTCTGCCATTGTTTCTTTCAGCCACTCAGATGTCTCCCTTTCAAtcttttctccttcatcttGTGTCCTTTTTCCTTTGGCATCTAAAGTTGCATTGTTTCATGGGAGCAGATTTAcaatttacagaaaaagaaggaaacaaaataacagaaaatcaATAGGACTTTCACTGCATCAACAACCAAAGAAAACGCATTAGCACTTTTTGAATTTGATTTtaggacacacacacacaaaatacatttaaataaacttgaaataatttaaaattctgaatttttcaatGCCACATTCAGACaataaaaagttaattaaagacaattattttcagttaaaatgcattgttttttttaatggaaacatGGTCATTATAACAAACAACCGAactgaaaataacagaaaaataaacttccaGCATGGCAGGTCTGAGTTAGAGAGGCTGAGATTTTATGTGGAATTCATTAATTCCATCTGCCTTCACCCTCCAGCTATAGAGAAGTTACAGAATATTCCATGTACAGACAAGCCATCAGTTCCCACCCTGGAACTGGGATTTCACTGCTTTGGAGGCAGCTTGCACATCTGGATAATAGTTGGTTTAGGGATGCCCAAACTGAGGACTAAAGCTTTCAGATGAATAGCTTTGGATTAATCTGAAATTCAGGCTGTTTTAAGAGCAGGTCACTCACTGCTTTGGTTTCTAGGTTGGATATAATTTATCAGCTCCCTGAAATCCATGggcagtttattttttcccGAAACCTACTTTGCTTTGGAGAGGCCTTTGTGAGAGAGaccccttctgctgctgcaggagcatcccAAAGGAAACCAGAGTCAAATGGAACCAAAGGAACCACTTTTCATAAGCAAACAAATATAAGCCAGCTGACTGTCAATGTGCCTGCACTGAATGTT
Protein-coding sequences here:
- the IGFN1 gene encoding immunoglobulin-like and fibronectin type III domain-containing protein 1; the encoded protein is MSSQQTVKIFKKSAIPGVVVTQFVNDVPQGCSTPDFEKKPLTLTLQEGKTAIFRAVIKGVPAPEVKWSRTRKGMDDPTKYEMSFNSATNEFILQIKSLVLDDSDLYRCCAVNAYGEASCCAGLRIIQVGFKKKAKYVPVHAADELKKTLLDSKKMLRKRVAAPKPKPLDKEAVWQLLLHADRRDYEKICMKYGIVDFRGMLRKLQEMRKDTETEQEKLIHDLKNFEHIKVNKEGNATFSLEMELKNSSSNVYLLKDGERLRYGTGDEYRKHCLRRVGRRYYFTVNDVQPEDAGVYQVRVEDVPIFSTELDAQAIPVRFRQPLSDVRCAEAGDAEFQCVLCTPCHEPLWLHKSHPLQASDKHQMSVTPDGLTHKLIVRNVGPSDSGLYTLDVGQGSSRAWLLVEYAKGKRTQDEGEKIERETSEWLKETMADNERARKLRRKEQAAAEDHPSFSTSSGVEKSGWYRTDQRSTQGRGQGHSIDSDDGSQRFLGKEGLRKTHINGELGSGQFSGAGLDGESAANDGSIFGLKGLEGRTRLRPVHSMDSVSGRAGPAAVGGAGEGNSLDGRGVGVLGAADIDMDDGDGLGSQHDKDGNLGDASYRAGFGGAGRLGAGSSVPDGLDPDSTGVRASVGDLSGRTGPGTGAGGNAASAGIAGRMRSHHSKDGHPTVGDMNGAGINREGQTGTPYGKDGLTPHASGQLGQTGTPGSLYGPRGLPGGDGAIPGAGGNSRGEMEALYGPDGQALGTGAGGAGGAGAGGFGSPYGKDGLPVGAGFGGVGAGGFGSPYGKDGLPVGAGVSGAGGYGAPYGKDGLPIGAGVGEAGGAGGLGSPYGKDVLPAGTGGAGAGGFGEALYGPDGQPLGAGVGGGAGAGRFGVPYGKDGLPVGAGGAGAGGFGYPCGKDGLPAGSGVGGAAGGGFGGAGSSYGMDGFPAGASAGGAGGAGGLGSPYGKDGLPGGAGGGAEGFGEALYDGRPLGAGVGITAGAGVGGFGSPYGKDGLPAGAAFGGVGAGGFGAPYGKDGLPVGASAGGEGGVGGPYGKDGLPVGAGAGVGGAGGVGGPYGKDGLPVGAGAGVGGAGGVGGPYGKDGLPVGAGAGVGGAGGVGGPYGKDGLPVGAGAGVGGAGGVGGPYGKDGLPVGAGAGVGGAGGVGGPYGKDGLPVGAGAGVGGAGGVGVPYGKDGLPVGAGAGVDGAGGVGGPYGKDGLPVGAGAGGAGGIGGPYGKDGLPVGAGAGGAGGIGGPYGKDGLPVGASAGVDGAGGVGGPYGKDGLPVGAGAGGAGGVGGPYGKDGLPVGAGADVGGAGGIGGPYGKDGLPVGAGAGAGGAGGVGTPYGKDGLPAGAGVSGAGGIGGPYGKDGLPAGAGVSGAGGIGGPYGKDGLPVGAGVDGAGGVGGPYGKDGLPVGAGAGVGGAGGVGTPYGKDGLPVGAGAGVGGAGGVGTPYGKDGLPVGAGVGGAGGIGGPYGKDGLPAGAVAGAAHFPVGSVEAMGSGRGTDATLGRAPGYAGEGFSGEGSALWGAGSPYGKDRGSAVAMAGTGGIGRLGGDEWDSVSGKGGLGGAGGPGGEYGLDAHLGRSSIGETGKGTASDVRGAGNKGSAGDRGSLSGPGAARGEGRDFRQLGSLYGTDSAFGGAGSKSYDRSVDGSSSGGFGQGPLSYGQMSGPGGGPPSANQKNQEPDLDLKANDSLKITESTGQKRRSVLDDLKVPRCYLNKQLATVRVLKGEPAELSCTVSKDNVTGTWFKDGLKLTNMDGVIFEKKGLVHKLIINKADDIHAGKYRFEGGDVKTEASIFVEDPPQVDKVLLKNLTSVPTVAKAGESVKLRIPFEGRGPIRAAWLKDRMELGDDTRIRVDKTDTCTTLSISSCDRRDCGDYKVRLKNDSGVLEINLKLMVIDKPQPPAGPIKIVENSSDNITIQWKPPKDDGGKPVQRYLVERQQAGRNDWETLGETPRSCTSFTTSKVEEEMSYYFRVRAVNAEGVSDALESEEVKAAGKASPGAPDPPEIISTSRDTITISWKAPCKTGASQITGYIVQKRKKGTVTWLPVTNVPVKDKKLKVTSLKKGVQYEFRVAAVNAAGTGQPSDPSEPTFARDPTKSPGQVQGLKVSSSDSTSVTLTWNKPAVQDGNDVKGYEVEMRPCNSLSWTKCFTLPAESTSCRVQGLQPREKLFLRVRALSNGGSGEPSELEACTGAAAAMVSPRLLIDDTVKSFLVIKAGNPLRVKIPFEGSPEPVVTWLKDGLPLPSQAVVSTEDGSTQLLLRAAEFSDSGTYTVELGDELGKRETFSFQVQIADVPQPPGAVRLEENVPNTVTVTWDPSASEQWDKNLYYTVLKRESQKGLWHVLGDLIYNNKFTFTRVVPGRDYYFRVVAKNDLGVSDPSDTVQPWRIWKKKAEFRVKAQKYRGVNQNQPPRFLVPLRSHVVVTGSECHMSCAVGGHPPPKITWYKDSRDLSRDPNYFCTNDFGVCSLVVPGVTKQDEGEYMVEASNEVGRAYSKAFLAIKDSSL